From a single bacterium genomic region:
- a CDS encoding FISUMP domain-containing protein, whose protein sequence is MQKESYRALIKMTKTFTIFFLLVFAFTQTYAQNYQITFAGTGSSTTVDSVKVENLTQCTDTTLSGSDTLQLEVTGIAESDLNTVVDNNMHIYPNPMTGNCSVDFEVRLRRSKTTLNLYDITGKRILQSQELLSKGHHTYSLSGLSSGIYLLKIKSGEYSYMAKIVSNNLSPALAGTEIKHIGMTSSTDKQITTSNTGKTKSAKSNKSVITMKYTTGDRLKLTGKSGIYRTIFMLIPTNSQPVTFNFVDCTDADNNHYAVVKIGTQVWMAENLKTTKYRNGDSIPNVTDSTQWDTLTTGAYCNYNNNTAKGDTYGHLYNWYTVADSHNMCPVGWHVPSDSEWTILTDYLGGTSVAGGKLKENCTTLWQSLNIGATNESGFSALPGGGRHSSDSMFFSMGVVGCWWPSDMYGVDYALVHCLYCNYYNMSRIYGIDNRYGCSVRCVKD, encoded by the coding sequence ATGCAGAAAGAAAGCTATAGAGCATTAATAAAAATGACAAAAACATTTACAATCTTTTTTTTGCTGGTTTTTGCGTTCACGCAAACCTATGCGCAGAATTATCAAATCACCTTTGCAGGAACAGGCTCAAGCACAACCGTTGATTCGGTAAAAGTAGAAAATCTGACACAATGCACCGATACTACTCTTAGCGGGAGCGATACATTACAGCTTGAAGTGACAGGAATAGCCGAATCGGATTTGAATACCGTTGTGGATAATAATATGCATATCTATCCGAACCCGATGACGGGCAATTGTTCAGTAGATTTTGAAGTCCGCCTCAGGCGGAGCAAAACAACTCTTAACCTATATGACATAACAGGAAAAAGAATTTTGCAATCGCAAGAATTATTATCAAAAGGACATCATACTTACAGTCTGAGCGGACTTAGCAGTGGCATATATCTTTTGAAAATAAAGTCGGGAGAATATTCCTATATGGCAAAAATAGTAAGCAATAATTTATCTCCCGCCTTGGCGGGGACTGAAATAAAACATATTGGAATGACATCAAGCACAGATAAACAAATCACAACTTCAAATACAGGAAAAACGAAAAGTGCAAAAAGCAATAAATCGGTAATTACTATGAAATATACTACAGGCGACAGGTTGAAGTTGACGGGAAAATCGGGTATTTATCGCACTATCTTTATGCTTATCCCAACCAACAGCCAACCCGTAACTTTTAATTTTGTTGATTGTACCGACGCCGACAATAACCATTATGCAGTGGTAAAAATAGGCACGCAGGTATGGATGGCAGAAAACCTTAAAACTACTAAATACCGCAATGGAGACAGCATACCTAATGTTACTGACAGCACTCAGTGGGATACTTTAACAACCGGGGCATATTGTAATTATAATAACAATACGGCTAAGGGCGATACTTATGGTCATTTGTATAATTGGTATACAGTGGCCGACAGTCATAATATGTGTCCTGTTGGTTGGCACGTACCTTCTGATTCCGAGTGGACAATTCTTACCGATTATTTGGGTGGAACAAGTGTAGCAGGTGGGAAACTGAAAGAAAATTGCACAACACTTTGGCAAAGTCTAAACATCGGTGCAACTAATGAAAGCGGTTTTTCGGCACTTCCGGGTGGTGGTCGCCACAGCAGTGATAGCATGTTTTTCTCTATGGGAGTCGTCGGTTGCTGGTGGCCGTCGGATATGTATGGAGTAGACTATGCCTTGGTCCATTGCCTGTATTGCAATTACTATAATATGAGCCGTATTTACGGAATCGACAATAGGTATGGCTGTAGCGTCCGTTGCGTCAAGGATTAA
- a CDS encoding CNNM domain-containing protein → MLPILLLLLISAFFGASEMAFVGCNWVRLKNWADNKKPGAKLALKLLHNQNLLGAILVGTNLTVVGISLLANKYWQNKIPDAAISIICTIFFFLFAEILPKAIVSRAKEKFFVLFAPVYIFLYWILYPFIFIVYKTATGILKLFKSSSSPLNFKFTKEELRVASKHLFSLKEQGIILRLVEFDSKPARDIMISLNQICAINISFSIEEARKIAADTEYSRLPVYEGSIDKIIGYIRARDLLITDDIKTIIKECKIVTESKLLNELLDELNMDKPGLIMVTNANNKITGMITMEDIIEELFGEIEDEYDKI, encoded by the coding sequence ATGTTACCAATACTTTTATTATTATTGATTTCGGCTTTTTTTGGAGCATCGGAAATGGCATTTGTCGGGTGCAACTGGGTAAGATTGAAGAATTGGGCAGACAATAAAAAGCCGGGAGCAAAATTGGCTTTGAAATTATTGCACAATCAAAACTTGTTAGGCGCAATACTTGTAGGAACGAATTTAACCGTTGTCGGAATAAGCTTGCTCGCAAATAAATACTGGCAAAATAAAATACCGGATGCCGCGATATCCATAATCTGCACTATATTTTTCTTTCTATTCGCAGAGATACTTCCCAAAGCTATTGTTTCAAGAGCTAAAGAAAAATTCTTTGTTTTGTTTGCTCCTGTATATATTTTTCTTTATTGGATTCTCTATCCTTTTATATTTATTGTTTACAAGACTGCTACGGGAATACTGAAATTATTCAAATCGTCTTCTTCTCCCCTTAATTTTAAGTTTACAAAAGAAGAGTTAAGGGTAGCTTCAAAGCATCTTTTCTCGCTCAAGGAGCAGGGAATTATATTACGGTTGGTCGAATTCGACAGTAAACCTGCGAGGGACATAATGATTTCACTGAATCAAATATGCGCGATAAATATAAGCTTTTCTATTGAAGAAGCAAGGAAAATAGCTGCCGATACCGAATATTCAAGACTTCCCGTGTATGAAGGAAGTATTGATAAAATAATCGGTTACATAAGAGCCAGAGATTTATTAATTACGGATGACATTAAAACTATTATTAAAGAATGTAAAATTGTAACGGAATCCAAATTACTCAACGAACTGCTTGATGAGTTAAATATGGATAAACCGGGACTAATAATGGTAACGAATGCGAACAATAAAATAACGGGTATGATTACGATGGAAGATATCATCGAAGAGCTCTTCGGGGAAATAGAAGACGAGTACGATAAGATATAA
- a CDS encoding peptidylprolyl isomerase, with product MINFILFFTFGLVTNSPLDKVVGVVGKVCITRSELEEMKTMLPNQISDEELLNRLIEQKLLVIQAERDTILIKDEELSRAVEGAILDLKGRFPSDETYKAELEKSGMTEISIRKKYEEKLKEQMLTQKLFQKKFGKELAVGDVEALEFYKNNKDSIPLQPAGVRLLGASIKHTISGEALKKVDKKAESLLNRVKKGESFSELVKKYSEDEKTKALGGDLGVLNQNDMGEEFRDVVAKLSPGNAGIVKSQLAYHIIKCEAREEETVKLRDLILFVKPTRSDSLELEKRVTLVKNILDTIKQDSIPEILKDTAKIELLSWGEAFIPVSNTPFGSIEKIQVNNVAIFHTPLSVQVIKPIEVREEKMPNWEDIRDDLKQFVYQKKLAKYYKQLVDKLKKEIYTKSTL from the coding sequence ATGATTAACTTTATATTATTTTTTACGTTTGGTCTAGTTACAAACAGCCCGCTTGATAAAGTAGTAGGCGTGGTAGGAAAAGTTTGCATAACAAGAAGCGAACTGGAAGAAATGAAAACGATGTTGCCAAATCAAATCAGTGACGAAGAATTGCTTAATCGTTTAATTGAACAAAAATTACTGGTAATTCAGGCTGAACGGGATACGATACTCATTAAAGATGAAGAGTTGTCACGTGCCGTTGAGGGGGCTATTTTAGACTTAAAAGGAAGATTCCCATCGGATGAAACTTACAAAGCGGAACTCGAAAAATCAGGCATGACCGAAATCTCTATTCGCAAAAAATATGAAGAGAAATTGAAAGAACAAATGTTGACTCAAAAGTTATTCCAGAAAAAATTCGGAAAAGAACTTGCCGTTGGCGACGTGGAAGCTCTGGAGTTCTATAAAAACAACAAAGATTCCATCCCGCTTCAACCCGCAGGAGTGCGTTTATTAGGTGCATCTATAAAACATACCATCTCGGGAGAGGCTCTGAAAAAAGTGGATAAAAAAGCAGAAAGCCTTCTAAACAGAGTAAAAAAAGGAGAATCTTTTTCCGAGCTTGTTAAAAAATATTCCGAAGACGAAAAAACAAAAGCTCTTGGCGGAGACCTTGGTGTACTTAATCAGAACGATATGGGAGAAGAGTTTCGCGATGTCGTGGCAAAACTTTCCCCGGGCAATGCGGGTATCGTAAAATCGCAACTCGCTTATCACATTATTAAATGCGAAGCAAGAGAAGAAGAAACGGTTAAGTTAAGAGACCTCATATTATTTGTAAAACCGACAAGGTCCGATTCCCTGGAACTGGAAAAAAGGGTAACCCTCGTAAAGAATATTCTGGATACTATAAAACAGGATTCCATTCCCGAAATATTAAAAGATACCGCAAAAATAGAACTCCTGAGCTGGGGTGAAGCCTTTATTCCTGTCAGCAATACACCATTTGGTTCCATTGAAAAAATTCAGGTAAATAATGTCGCCATATTCCATACTCCCTTGAGTGTTCAGGTAATTAAACCCATTGAAGTTCGTGAAGAAAAAATGCCAAACTGGGAAGATATCCGGGATGACTTAAAACAATTCGTATACCAGAAAAAATTGGCGAAATATTATAAACAACTTGTAGATAAGCTTAAGAAAGAAATATATACAAAGAGTACATTGTAA
- a CDS encoding nucleoside deaminase, translated as MTDEYFMGEAVKEAELALEKKEVPVGAVIVLDNKIIGRGHNRIESLQDPTAHAEIIAITSAANTLNSWRILGATIYVTLEPCPMCAGAIMLARIAKCVFGVGDPLAGGLVSSYKIKTPKLEVVSGILEPVCKSLMKEFFKKLRNKNTKI; from the coding sequence ATGACAGACGAATATTTTATGGGGGAAGCCGTCAAAGAGGCGGAACTCGCATTAGAAAAAAAAGAAGTCCCCGTCGGCGCAGTCATTGTGCTTGATAATAAAATAATAGGACGCGGACATAATAGAATTGAATCCCTTCAAGATCCTACCGCGCACGCCGAAATAATAGCCATCACCAGCGCTGCCAACACTTTAAACAGCTGGCGAATTCTCGGCGCTACCATCTACGTAACGCTTGAACCTTGCCCGATGTGCGCCGGAGCAATAATGCTCGCAAGAATTGCAAAATGCGTGTTCGGAGTTGGAGACCCACTTGCAGGTGGACTCGTCAGCTCTTATAAAATTAAAACCCCAAAACTTGAAGTAGTTTCGGGTATCCTTGAACCGGTATGTAAGTCCCTTATGAAAGAATTTTTCAAAAAATTACGAAATAAAAATACTAAAATTTGA
- the pdxA gene encoding 4-hydroxythreonine-4-phosphate dehydrogenase PdxA, whose translation MKIGITMGDPAGIGPEITLKAINRIEKKDSGKYVIIGAKDILKSVKKNCNIKWDGEIINCVTVYPEYIKYGKISVTAGNAAYKYIIKGYDLIKEKKINALVTAPICKASIKLAGFDYPGHTELLAELSNTKRFAMMLAGTETAKNKKPLRVTLVTTHIPIKEVSSSLTKKTILEKIELTQEFLVNNFGIKQPNIGVCALNPHSDEFGEEEKNFIRPAVERAKSYGINVSGPYPADTLFTKPGFDAIVAMYHDQGLIPLKLKEFGNAVNITLGLPFVRTSPDHGTAFDIAGKWVADPGSMINAIKMAEKLAK comes from the coding sequence ATGAAAATCGGAATAACAATGGGCGACCCCGCCGGAATTGGACCCGAAATTACTCTTAAAGCCATAAACAGAATCGAAAAAAAAGATTCCGGAAAATACGTAATAATTGGTGCCAAAGACATACTCAAAAGCGTAAAAAAAAATTGCAATATCAAATGGGACGGCGAAATAATAAATTGCGTAACCGTATACCCTGAATACATAAAATACGGAAAAATATCCGTAACTGCAGGAAACGCCGCATATAAATATATAATCAAAGGCTACGACCTGATAAAAGAGAAAAAAATAAACGCGCTCGTAACCGCCCCGATTTGCAAAGCTTCAATCAAACTTGCGGGGTTTGATTATCCCGGGCATACCGAATTGCTCGCGGAACTTTCTAACACCAAACGATTCGCAATGATGCTGGCGGGAACCGAAACTGCCAAAAACAAAAAGCCTTTACGGGTTACGCTTGTTACTACTCATATTCCCATCAAGGAAGTATCTTCCTCGTTAACCAAAAAAACAATCCTGGAAAAAATAGAATTAACTCAAGAATTTCTGGTAAATAACTTTGGTATTAAACAGCCAAACATCGGCGTATGCGCGCTAAACCCCCATTCGGACGAGTTCGGAGAAGAAGAAAAAAATTTTATCCGTCCGGCAGTTGAAAGAGCAAAATCCTACGGCATAAACGTCTCCGGGCCGTATCCTGCGGATACTCTTTTTACAAAACCGGGGTTTGATGCGATAGTTGCGATGTATCACGACCAGGGATTGATACCATTGAAATTAAAGGAATTCGGGAATGCCGTAAACATAACTCTCGGGTTGCCGTTCGTAAGGACATCGCCGGATCACGGCACCGCATTTGATATCGCAGGGAAATGGGTCGCCGACCCGGGCAGTATGATTAATGCAATAAAAATGGCGGAAAAATTGGCAAAGTAA
- a CDS encoding transketolase, producing MKMQELKQTAKEIRIDIIRMLEKSGSGHPGGSLSCVEIVVALYFKVMQYDPKNPKLPSRDRFVLSKGHGVPTVYAVLSKLGYFPREWLWELRKSGKPLQGHPYIKIPGIEASTGSLGQGLSIANGIAMAGKLDKLDYRVYALLGDGEINEGQIWEAAMGSAKFKLDNLCVILDHNGYQIDGAITDIKNPLPLADKWKAFGWEVIELKDGHNFDELLPAFEKAEKIKGKPVMIIAPTKKGKGVSFMEKTPLKWHGVTPNAEQANQAVEEIEKS from the coding sequence ATTAAAATGCAAGAACTAAAACAAACAGCAAAAGAAATAAGAATAGACATAATACGAATGCTCGAAAAATCCGGCTCGGGACACCCGGGAGGGTCTCTGTCCTGCGTCGAAATCGTAGTCGCACTGTACTTTAAAGTAATGCAATATGACCCCAAAAATCCTAAACTTCCGTCAAGAGATAGATTCGTCCTTTCCAAAGGACACGGCGTTCCTACGGTTTATGCCGTGCTGTCAAAACTCGGGTACTTCCCCCGCGAATGGTTATGGGAATTACGAAAAAGCGGCAAGCCTCTCCAGGGGCACCCTTACATAAAAATTCCGGGGATTGAAGCAAGTACAGGCTCTTTGGGACAGGGGTTATCCATTGCAAATGGCATTGCAATGGCGGGGAAGCTGGACAAATTAGACTATAGAGTATACGCTTTGCTCGGTGACGGCGAGATTAATGAAGGGCAAATCTGGGAAGCCGCGATGGGCAGCGCAAAATTCAAACTCGATAACCTTTGCGTAATACTTGACCATAATGGTTACCAGATAGACGGCGCTATAACGGACATAAAAAATCCTCTTCCTCTGGCGGATAAATGGAAAGCGTTCGGATGGGAAGTTATCGAATTGAAAGACGGACATAATTTTGACGAACTTTTGCCTGCGTTTGAAAAAGCAGAAAAAATAAAAGGGAAACCCGTTATGATAATTGCGCCTACGAAAAAAGGCAAAGGAGTGTCGTTTATGGAAAAAACTCCCCTTAAATGGCACGGCGTAACACCAAATGCGGAGCAGGCAAATCAGGCAGTCGAAGAAATAGAAAAATCATAA
- a CDS encoding YCF48-related protein, whose amino-acid sequence MKKFCLIVLGLIMFAKMSYAVNSWVIQYSDNIGDISFPDSLHGWAVGGITTNHDGRVLFTNDGGKTWTEKILVNAGALMSLDCIGFSGYLNGLVGGRYSQAVTGGAATGWYLISTGNGFNTFTTSGQYLESHYQYGGVGKIKSTSDGLIWSGYQGSSLTTGSTFLLAGHSMQLDSKPIPRVWCALDYSYMWMAYGLFYRTTTGVSDLSPLYEFQTINDMDFVDILHGWAVGDSGKILYTDNGGTDSVWETLSSGVTNSLKCVKFVDSLNGWVGGQGVILRTRDGGKIWEVEATVPGTVSKICAIDTIYVWALNTTYKGSSILKYNPLIGVEQQGSFPPKADQLLVIKNKISFSVPNDYYTNILITIYDLSGRPKETVYSGTLTKGDYTFTPNIHKNGIYFVRLTAVCHSDTERSEGEESNILTETKKLILVK is encoded by the coding sequence ATGAAAAAATTCTGTCTGATTGTTTTAGGGTTAATTATGTTTGCAAAAATGAGTTATGCCGTTAACAGCTGGGTAATACAATATTCCGATAACATTGGGGACATAAGTTTTCCCGATTCGCTTCACGGTTGGGCAGTAGGCGGCATAACTACCAATCATGATGGAAGAGTCCTGTTTACCAATGATGGAGGAAAAACATGGACTGAAAAAATTCTAGTCAATGCAGGAGCTTTGATGAGTCTGGATTGTATCGGTTTTTCCGGTTATTTGAACGGACTTGTAGGCGGTAGGTATAGTCAAGCTGTTACAGGAGGGGCTGCCACCGGGTGGTACTTAATATCTACAGGAAATGGGTTTAATACATTTACTACTTCGGGACAATATCTGGAATCGCATTATCAATATGGAGGCGTTGGAAAAATAAAGTCTACATCAGACGGTTTAATCTGGAGTGGTTATCAAGGAAGTTCTTTGACCACGGGAAGTACGTTTTTACTGGCCGGACATAGTATGCAACTGGATAGTAAACCTATACCCCGAGTATGGTGCGCTTTAGATTATTCTTATATGTGGATGGCTTATGGATTATTCTATAGAACTACTACGGGAGTTAGTGATTTATCTCCTTTATATGAATTTCAAACAATAAACGATATGGACTTCGTAGACATTCTCCACGGATGGGCAGTTGGAGATTCAGGAAAAATATTATATACCGATAACGGCGGAACCGATAGCGTATGGGAAACACTGTCAAGTGGAGTAACCAATAGTTTAAAATGCGTAAAATTTGTTGACTCGTTGAACGGATGGGTAGGCGGACAAGGAGTTATTTTGAGAACAAGAGATGGTGGGAAAATATGGGAAGTAGAAGCAACGGTTCCCGGCACTGTATCCAAAATATGCGCCATAGATACAATCTATGTATGGGCGTTAAATACAACTTATAAGGGGAGCAGTATCTTGAAATATAATCCCCTTATTGGAGTAGAACAACAGGGTAGCTTTCCGCCTAAGGCGGATCAGTTGTTAGTTATAAAAAATAAAATTTCCTTCTCCGTTCCTAATGACTATTATACTAATATACTAATAACGATTTACGATTTAAGTGGAAGACCAAAAGAGACTGTTTATTCCGGCACATTAACTAAAGGGGATTATACCTTCACGCCCAACATCCACAAAAACGGGATTTATTTTGTAAGACTAACAGCTGTTTGTCATTCTGACACTGAACGAAGTGAAGGGGAAGAATCTAATATACTAACAGAAACCAAGAAACTAATTTTAGTAAAATAA
- a CDS encoding proton-conducting transporter membrane subunit: protein MLALTIFLPIILGIFVLVFPKTSKGFRSALAIAGSSIGLLVSFFILNTVNSGYDIYLNYNWIPAIGVNFALRGYIYSAFLLIFINLFGLLVSIYSTKSINHFFDNEGQKPRLPEYYGYLLLTIGAGCGAVLANDFIIFVIFWGIVLLTMYGLLSLGSYKVALKGLFIMGFSDFCLLLGILLLWSITHTFRMSDISKIPLNSGLAITSFILMLIGALAKAGSMPFHTWIPDASKSTPVPIMAFLPASLDKLLGIYLLSRICLNFFDFVPNSGLSLVLMIIGSFTLIAAVMMAMVQHNIMKLLSYHAVSQVGYMVIGIGTGLPIGIAGGLFHMVNNAIYKSCLFLCGGSAAKTANSAEIENMGGLSKSLPWTFGACLVAALSISGVPPFNGFFSKWMVYQGIIESGRSGTGIWVLWLIAAMFGSALTLASFVKLIHGVFLGQKRNSQDVKEKESFATAAPVVVLALLCIAFGIFAYKVPLSTFIYPIIGSVPPSLGNWTPTLATLLVIVGLVIGVIIYLLNGVKTTRTTTAFIGGEDIDKMETANVSGGEFYNTVKNEMGFGKIYNNASNGKYDFYLWGKGFFLAFANIIWVLGDRLADYVWNTMYKALIEAGNLLRKAHTGIITSYVVWLFVGMLILLVTIFY from the coding sequence ATGCTTGCTTTAACAATTTTTTTGCCGATTATTCTTGGAATTTTTGTTCTTGTTTTTCCTAAAACTTCAAAAGGGTTCCGTTCCGCACTAGCAATAGCGGGAAGTTCCATAGGACTTTTAGTTTCCTTCTTCATATTAAATACCGTTAACTCAGGGTATGACATATACTTGAATTATAACTGGATACCCGCTATCGGGGTTAATTTTGCTCTAAGGGGATATATATATTCTGCGTTCTTACTGATATTTATCAACTTGTTCGGTCTTCTTGTTTCTATATATTCCACAAAAAGCATAAACCACTTTTTTGATAATGAAGGGCAGAAACCTCGTCTTCCGGAATATTACGGATACTTACTTCTTACGATTGGTGCAGGATGCGGTGCCGTCCTTGCAAATGATTTTATAATATTCGTGATTTTCTGGGGAATAGTGCTTCTAACTATGTACGGCTTATTAAGTCTCGGCTCCTATAAAGTAGCGTTAAAGGGATTATTTATTATGGGCTTTTCGGATTTCTGTTTATTACTGGGAATTTTATTGTTGTGGAGTATAACCCATACTTTCAGAATGAGCGATATATCAAAAATCCCATTAAACAGCGGGCTCGCTATCACATCTTTTATCCTGATGCTGATAGGCGCCCTTGCAAAAGCAGGTTCTATGCCTTTCCACACGTGGATACCTGACGCCAGCAAATCTACACCTGTCCCGATTATGGCATTTTTGCCTGCATCTTTAGATAAGCTATTAGGCATATATTTACTTTCCAGAATTTGTCTTAACTTTTTTGATTTTGTTCCGAATTCCGGGTTGTCTTTGGTGCTTATGATAATCGGCTCATTTACACTTATTGCCGCCGTAATGATGGCTATGGTTCAACATAATATAATGAAATTACTTTCTTATCACGCTGTCTCGCAAGTAGGATATATGGTCATTGGTATAGGTACGGGTCTTCCAATCGGCATAGCGGGAGGACTTTTCCATATGGTCAACAATGCCATATATAAAAGCTGTTTGTTCTTATGCGGTGGCTCTGCAGCAAAAACGGCAAATAGTGCGGAAATAGAAAATATGGGCGGTCTCTCAAAATCACTACCATGGACTTTTGGAGCTTGTCTTGTGGCTGCTTTATCGATTTCCGGCGTTCCACCTTTCAACGGGTTCTTTTCGAAATGGATGGTGTATCAGGGTATAATAGAATCCGGAAGGTCGGGGACCGGAATATGGGTGTTATGGTTAATTGCGGCAATGTTTGGAAGCGCTTTAACGCTTGCGTCATTCGTAAAATTAATCCACGGTGTATTCCTTGGACAAAAAAGAAACTCTCAGGATGTAAAAGAAAAAGAAAGTTTTGCCACAGCTGCACCCGTAGTTGTGCTTGCTTTGCTTTGTATAGCTTTCGGTATTTTTGCTTATAAAGTTCCATTAAGCACTTTTATCTATCCGATTATCGGCTCAGTTCCACCGTCTCTGGGAAATTGGACGCCGACACTCGCAACTTTACTCGTTATCGTAGGACTTGTAATCGGGGTAATTATTTATCTGTTGAATGGAGTTAAAACTACAAGAACTACTACCGCTTTCATCGGGGGAGAAGATATCGATAAAATGGAAACGGCAAATGTCAGTGGAGGAGAATTTTATAATACCGTAAAAAATGAAATGGGATTCGGGAAAATATACAATAACGCATCGAACGGGAAATACGATTTCTATTTATGGGGAAAAGGGTTTTTCCTTGCCTTTGCAAATATAATCTGGGTCTTGGGCGACAGGTTAGCGGATTACGTCTGGAATACTATGTATAAGGCTCTTATTGAAGCAGGCAACCTGTTAAGAAAAGCCCACACGGGAATCATAACTTCTTACGTAGTATGGCTCTTTGTCGGAATGCTCATATTGCTGGTAACTATCTTTTATTAA
- a CDS encoding isocitrate/isopropylmalate dehydrogenase family protein encodes MAKYKISVLPGDGVGKEVVEAAKIVLDALKLDAEYIYGDIGWEFWKHEGNALPERTIQLLKETDCCLFGAITSMPKEEAVAELDERLRDKGLVYFSPIVKMRQMFDLYVNLRPCKAYPGNPLNYREDIDIVVFRENTEDLYSGVEFHPVPDEVRQALDKNSPAMKKFAGAASGDMAISLRIITRKSAQRIIRAAFEYAKKTGRKSVTLVEKPNVIRETSGLMLREARKIAKEYPGIAFWEANIDAMCMWLVKNPQDYSVLCTSNMFGDIVSDLAGQLVGGLGFAASANTGDKYGVFEPVHGSAPKYTGMYKVNPIATIFTSKLMLDWLGETEKATKIEQAVIKVLQEGKVRTYDLGGKATTLEVAEAIAGKL; translated from the coding sequence ATGGCGAAGTATAAGATTTCGGTTTTGCCGGGAGACGGCGTAGGGAAAGAAGTTGTAGAAGCAGCAAAAATAGTATTGGATGCTTTAAAATTAGATGCGGAATATATTTATGGGGATATCGGTTGGGAGTTCTGGAAACACGAAGGGAATGCTTTGCCTGAGAGGACGATACAATTATTAAAAGAAACCGATTGCTGTCTTTTTGGCGCAATTACCTCTATGCCAAAAGAAGAAGCAGTCGCAGAACTTGATGAAAGATTGCGGGATAAAGGGTTAGTATATTTTAGCCCGATAGTTAAAATGCGCCAGATGTTCGATTTGTACGTTAATCTCAGACCCTGCAAAGCATACCCGGGCAACCCGTTGAATTATCGTGAAGACATAGACATTGTTGTATTCAGGGAAAACACCGAGGATTTGTATTCCGGGGTAGAGTTTCATCCCGTTCCCGATGAAGTAAGACAGGCTCTGGATAAAAATAGCCCGGCTATGAAAAAGTTTGCCGGTGCGGCTTCGGGCGATATGGCTATTTCTTTAAGGATAATAACCAGAAAAAGCGCGCAAAGAATAATCAGGGCGGCTTTTGAATATGCAAAAAAGACCGGACGTAAATCCGTGACACTTGTTGAAAAACCAAACGTAATAAGGGAAACGTCGGGGTTGATGTTAAGGGAAGCAAGAAAAATAGCGAAAGAATATCCCGGAATTGCATTTTGGGAAGCGAACATTGATGCGATGTGTATGTGGCTGGTAAAGAATCCGCAGGATTATTCCGTGTTATGCACTTCAAATATGTTCGGAGATATAGTTTCGGATTTGGCGGGACAGCTTGTGGGCGGATTGGGATTTGCGGCATCCGCGAATACCGGCGACAAATATGGCGTGTTTGAACCTGTACACGGGTCGGCACCGAAATATACGGGTATGTATAAAGTTAACCCGATTGCTACAATATTTACGAGCAAGTTGATGCTTGACTGGCTTGGAGAAACCGAAAAAGCGACTAAAATCGAGCAGGCAGTTATAAAGGTTTTACAGGAAGGCAAAGTAAGAACTTATGACCTGGGCGGGAAAGCGACGACGCTCGAGGTTGCGGAAGCCATAGCGGGAAAGCTTTAG